One genomic segment of Actinoplanes ianthinogenes includes these proteins:
- a CDS encoding MMPL family transporter, translating into MTSLTTRPPRAGDDQPVAPGPVVRLTSRRPRLVLLLAVLLAGLAIAFSGDVVTALKTGGFDDPDSDSVRGRQVLSTYFRTADPNLVVLIGKPGGSVDDPDVRAAAQRVTQRLATADGVTVAGSYWVNHLPQLASRAHDKGMILVHVDGDEDSSADRARSLHDQLAAEGPIAVSFGGFTQINNDINEQVTKDLATAESIAIPITLVLLLLVFGTVGAAGAPLLIGIFSIVGTLGALRLLAAITDVSVFSVNMATALGLGLAVDYSLLFVSRYREERVRSEDLTTALAATMRTAGRTILFSAATVAVALCSLLVFPQYFLRSFAFAGIAVVLTTVGAALFVLPALLTLLGHRIDKWALWRPRPERPAFWGRFAAFVLRRPVLTAAPVILILLLLALPFGHVRFGVADDRVLPKEAESRIVADTVRTEFADTGSGATVVVAEHWGTGTDARIRVADYAARLSEVPGVTRVDSMVGTYQHGVIVVAPGRPDPRFVAGDATWFSVVSEVEPYSGEGADLARGVRAVPVPSGVPVLVTGPAAQLVDITGSIGARLPIAAILIAVSTFVLLFLLTGSVLLPLKALLLNTLTMGAVFGVAVWVFQDGNLSEVLGQTGAPLAVAIPVLLFCVAFGLSMDYEVFVLSRVIERHEQGADLHTAVVEGMSRSVRVISAAAGILSVSFLAMLSSGVSLIQFFGLCASLAIILDALLVRPVLVPAFMRAAGRWNWWAPRPLRAVHARLGLREHG; encoded by the coding sequence ATGACCTCTCTGACTACTCGGCCACCCCGGGCCGGGGACGACCAGCCGGTCGCCCCCGGGCCGGTGGTCCGGCTGACCAGCCGCCGCCCCCGACTCGTCCTGCTCCTCGCGGTGCTGCTGGCCGGGCTGGCGATCGCGTTCAGCGGTGACGTGGTGACCGCACTGAAGACCGGCGGCTTCGACGACCCGGACTCCGATTCGGTACGCGGCCGGCAGGTGCTCTCGACGTATTTCCGCACCGCCGACCCGAACCTCGTGGTGCTGATCGGCAAGCCGGGCGGCAGCGTGGACGACCCGGACGTCCGGGCCGCCGCCCAGCGGGTGACCCAGCGGCTCGCGACCGCCGACGGCGTCACGGTGGCCGGCTCCTACTGGGTGAACCACCTGCCGCAGCTGGCCAGCCGCGCCCACGACAAGGGCATGATCCTGGTCCACGTGGACGGCGACGAGGACAGCAGCGCGGACCGCGCCCGCTCCCTGCACGACCAGCTCGCGGCCGAGGGGCCGATCGCGGTCTCCTTCGGCGGGTTCACGCAGATCAACAACGACATCAACGAGCAGGTGACCAAGGACCTGGCGACCGCCGAGTCGATCGCCATCCCGATCACCCTGGTGCTGTTGCTGCTGGTCTTCGGCACGGTCGGGGCGGCCGGGGCGCCGCTGCTGATCGGCATCTTCTCGATCGTCGGCACGCTCGGCGCGCTGCGGCTGCTGGCCGCGATCACCGACGTGTCGGTCTTCTCGGTGAACATGGCGACCGCCCTGGGGCTCGGCCTGGCGGTCGACTACAGCCTGCTCTTCGTCTCGCGGTACCGCGAGGAACGCGTCAGGTCCGAGGACCTGACGACCGCGCTGGCCGCCACCATGCGGACGGCCGGCCGCACCATCCTGTTCAGCGCCGCGACCGTGGCGGTGGCGCTGTGCAGCCTGCTCGTGTTCCCGCAGTACTTCCTGCGCTCGTTCGCCTTCGCCGGCATCGCCGTGGTGCTCACCACCGTCGGCGCGGCGCTGTTCGTGCTGCCCGCGCTGCTCACCCTGCTCGGGCACCGGATCGACAAGTGGGCGCTGTGGCGGCCCCGTCCGGAGCGTCCGGCGTTCTGGGGCCGGTTCGCCGCGTTCGTGCTGCGCCGCCCGGTGCTCACCGCGGCCCCGGTGATCCTGATCCTGCTCCTGCTGGCGCTGCCCTTCGGCCACGTGCGCTTCGGCGTGGCCGACGACCGGGTGCTGCCCAAGGAGGCGGAGAGCCGGATCGTGGCGGACACCGTCCGGACCGAGTTCGCCGACACCGGCAGTGGCGCCACCGTGGTGGTCGCCGAGCACTGGGGCACCGGGACGGACGCCCGGATCCGGGTGGCCGACTACGCCGCCCGGCTCTCCGAGGTGCCCGGCGTGACCCGGGTGGACAGCATGGTCGGCACGTACCAGCACGGGGTGATCGTGGTCGCTCCGGGCCGGCCGGACCCACGCTTCGTGGCCGGCGACGCGACCTGGTTCTCGGTGGTCAGCGAGGTGGAGCCGTACTCCGGCGAGGGCGCCGATCTGGCCCGCGGGGTCCGCGCGGTGCCGGTGCCGAGCGGGGTACCGGTGCTGGTCACCGGGCCGGCCGCGCAGCTGGTGGACATCACCGGCTCGATCGGGGCGCGCCTGCCGATCGCCGCGATCCTGATCGCGGTCAGCACGTTCGTGCTGCTCTTCCTGCTCACCGGCAGCGTGCTGCTGCCGCTCAAGGCGCTGCTGCTGAACACCCTGACGATGGGCGCGGTGTTCGGTGTGGCGGTCTGGGTGTTCCAGGACGGGAACCTGTCCGAGGTGCTCGGGCAGACCGGGGCGCCGCTCGCGGTGGCCATCCCGGTGCTGCTGTTCTGCGTGGCGTTCGGCCTCTCCATGGACTACGAGGTGTTCGTGCTGTCCCGGGTGATCGAGCGGCACGAGCAGGGCGCCGACCTGCACACCGCGGTGGTCGAGGGGATGTCGCGCAGCGTCCGGGTGATCAGCGCGGCGGCCGGCATCCTGTCGGTGTCGTTCCTGGCCATGCTCTCGTCCGGGGTGTCCCTGATCCAGTTCTTCGGGCTCTGCGCCAGCCTGGCGATCATCCTGGACGCGCTGCTGGTCCGGCCGGTGCTGGTGCCGGCGTTCATGCGGGCGGCCGGGCGGTGGAACTGGTGGGCGCCGCGGCCGCTGCGAGCCGTGCACGCCCGGCTCGGACTGCGCGAACACGGTTGA